A single genomic interval of Rhodopirellula bahusiensis harbors:
- a CDS encoding tRNA-uridine aminocarboxypropyltransferase, with product MATSTSSSNESATDTEAPTRCHVCFRPQRLCFCELIPKVANQTDVLIMQHRRERAHPFNTARIVNQSLHKCEVMVAYNHELAERFATMQLSNNVGLLYPGNDAKLLSDLRPSERPEQLVVIDGTWHHAKTLFRDIPRLQTLPRYRLAPSEPGRYRIRREPNEHALSTLEATVAALSAIEPETPGFDRLVDVFDRMIADQIGFTKSNWRQNETRRRGSANVPRVLTENINNIVVAYGEQERGNAADESMNSNNPPAPLYWNAVRMGTGEFFRCAIQSHSLSDEPFMNRLRLTPDELQPLASMDEFRNRWRTFIRPDDRVAVFHRSTAKLLEDVQADFSPSIVLKSINLNPQTRESDPRTPAILADQTSDSRPLRRLAWAVRFVEELVAIKTTEVSASDIASRSQEQITRS from the coding sequence ATTGCCACCTCAACCTCGTCTTCGAACGAATCTGCAACCGACACCGAAGCCCCGACGCGCTGCCATGTCTGCTTTCGGCCACAGCGACTTTGTTTTTGTGAGCTGATTCCGAAAGTTGCGAACCAGACCGACGTGTTGATCATGCAACACCGTCGCGAGCGAGCCCACCCGTTCAATACCGCTCGAATCGTCAACCAGTCGCTGCACAAGTGCGAAGTCATGGTGGCTTACAACCATGAACTGGCCGAACGATTCGCGACGATGCAACTCAGCAACAATGTCGGCCTTCTCTATCCCGGCAACGACGCGAAGCTGCTATCGGATTTGCGTCCCAGCGAACGGCCCGAGCAGCTGGTCGTGATCGATGGAACCTGGCATCACGCGAAGACTCTCTTTCGTGACATTCCACGATTGCAGACTCTGCCGCGATATCGGTTGGCTCCATCGGAACCTGGACGCTACCGAATTCGTCGCGAACCCAACGAGCATGCTCTGTCGACGCTCGAAGCCACCGTGGCGGCACTGTCCGCGATTGAGCCTGAGACACCTGGGTTCGATCGATTGGTGGATGTATTCGACCGCATGATCGCAGATCAGATCGGCTTTACAAAGTCGAACTGGCGACAAAACGAAACCCGACGCCGCGGATCCGCCAACGTGCCTCGAGTGTTGACGGAAAACATCAACAACATCGTGGTCGCCTATGGCGAACAGGAACGTGGCAACGCGGCCGACGAATCGATGAATTCAAACAATCCGCCCGCACCGCTTTACTGGAATGCCGTTCGGATGGGCACGGGTGAATTCTTTCGGTGTGCGATCCAGTCCCACTCGCTCAGTGATGAACCATTCATGAATCGCTTGCGACTGACTCCTGACGAACTGCAACCGCTGGCTTCGATGGACGAGTTTCGCAATCGCTGGCGAACCTTCATCCGTCCTGACGACCGTGTCGCCGTGTTCCATCGAAGCACCGCCAAACTACTGGAGGACGTCCAGGCCGACTTCTCCCCGAGCATCGTCCTGAAGTCGATCAATCTAAATCCGCAGACTCGAGAAAGCGATCCGCGAACCCCAGCGATCTTGGCCGATCAAACAAGCGATTCCAGACCACTGCGACGTCTGGCTTGGGCGGTTCGCTTCGTCGAGGAACTGGTCGCAATCAAAACCACGGAAGTGTCAGCTTCAGACATCGCGAGCCGCTCGCAGGAACAAATCACTCGGTCTTGA
- a CDS encoding carbohydrate-binding domain-containing protein → MNLRTLIHRLSRRKSFGSAATASRSSDINWSIDELEPRLLLAGDAGQEVSFAWDSPGIQVQAIGDTGQEVVEVLYNDETISQFRVTDEWATYQIDVDYTSIDPSLLRMVFLNDLYDPAQGIDRNVQFGSVTIGDQVLDSNAPNVFTTGTWLPEDGITPGLGRGSVLNANGYLQYGTPTGSELTVYARGDHGGEYMNVLAGTFRADRITLSTEMTAYTYYLNAELDPSSVRIEFYNDIYLPDLGIDYNLVVDRIEIDGVAYQTEDPSTFAQGVYRDGSLTSGYYQTERLEGRGHFQYDADNFTSERYTLDDSIADDGISIISSSSPFDVEHEITSTDQSAVGWTDSFWSESGDYEKFILVQLFDENGSAVQSFNNGESVDLIQATQQFINDNSLGPANVSLQDLEVDSQDRLLVRLQVANYDGFFTNYSTLLIRLTSDGRLDSSFGEEGIIRASLNGFRSASSMAVDSQDRILVNNATTITRYNADGSTDVSFGTNGTSSIPLPHEPDYYSGQSQIFTRPDDSIIVLWGQPSNANASAGWLIQLNEDGSTGTWFGDEGFARIPYQQFTLYSSYSERFERLVLDEDGQITVLGTQSLIRFTESGQIDSSFGDGGRIILPSSIVTDGALLFDNTFGTFDVDGLGRYLVPYYNGIARLTPDGQLDPSFSSDGIAGYNANEVGSLQPYSVKEGRLDSVGQLRTLSQNDNGFGIAFWQLV, encoded by the coding sequence ATGAATCTTCGCACACTGATACATCGTCTGTCACGCCGAAAGTCATTCGGATCGGCTGCAACCGCATCTCGATCGTCGGATATCAATTGGTCCATTGATGAGCTGGAACCACGATTGTTGTTGGCCGGTGACGCTGGTCAAGAAGTCAGTTTCGCTTGGGACTCACCTGGCATTCAAGTGCAAGCGATCGGCGACACAGGCCAAGAGGTCGTCGAGGTCCTCTACAACGACGAAACGATTTCTCAGTTCCGTGTCACGGACGAGTGGGCAACCTATCAAATTGACGTGGACTACACGTCGATCGATCCAAGCCTTTTGCGAATGGTCTTTTTGAATGACCTCTACGACCCGGCACAAGGAATCGATCGCAACGTTCAATTTGGATCGGTGACGATTGGTGACCAAGTTCTGGATAGCAACGCACCCAACGTCTTTACGACTGGGACCTGGCTGCCGGAGGACGGTATCACACCAGGATTGGGCCGCGGCAGCGTTTTGAATGCGAACGGATATCTGCAGTACGGAACTCCAACAGGGTCCGAACTGACCGTCTACGCTCGCGGCGATCATGGCGGCGAATACATGAACGTGTTGGCGGGAACGTTCCGTGCTGATCGAATCACCTTGTCCACCGAGATGACCGCGTACACGTACTACCTCAACGCCGAATTGGATCCAAGTTCTGTTCGCATTGAATTCTACAATGATATTTATCTCCCTGATTTGGGGATCGATTATAACTTGGTGGTTGACCGAATCGAGATCGATGGCGTCGCCTATCAAACGGAAGACCCATCGACATTTGCACAAGGCGTCTACCGCGACGGTTCGCTCACTTCGGGTTACTACCAAACCGAACGACTCGAAGGTCGCGGGCACTTCCAGTACGACGCCGACAACTTCACCAGTGAACGCTACACGCTGGATGACTCGATCGCAGACGATGGCATCTCGATTATTTCTTCCAGCAGTCCGTTTGATGTGGAACACGAGATCACATCCACGGACCAATCCGCCGTTGGCTGGACCGATTCATTTTGGTCGGAATCCGGAGACTATGAAAAGTTCATTCTGGTTCAACTTTTTGACGAGAACGGATCCGCGGTTCAGTCATTCAACAACGGCGAGTCAGTGGATTTGATCCAGGCAACTCAGCAGTTCATAAACGACAATTCACTGGGCCCCGCAAATGTCTCCCTGCAAGACCTCGAAGTCGACTCGCAGGACCGATTGCTCGTTCGTTTGCAGGTCGCCAATTACGACGGATTCTTCACCAACTACTCCACGCTTTTGATTCGCCTCACCTCCGACGGGCGGCTGGATTCATCATTCGGCGAAGAAGGTATCATTCGAGCGTCCTTGAATGGCTTCAGGTCCGCTTCCTCGATGGCGGTTGATTCACAAGATCGCATTTTGGTCAACAACGCGACGACCATCACTCGCTACAACGCAGACGGTTCCACCGACGTCAGCTTCGGTACCAATGGAACATCGAGCATTCCGCTGCCACATGAGCCTGACTACTACAGCGGTCAATCGCAGATCTTCACGCGTCCCGACGATTCGATCATCGTGCTCTGGGGACAGCCCTCCAATGCCAACGCCAGTGCGGGTTGGTTGATTCAGCTCAACGAAGACGGGAGCACGGGCACGTGGTTTGGAGACGAAGGCTTTGCTCGCATCCCGTATCAACAATTCACTCTGTACTCTTCCTACAGCGAACGCTTCGAACGATTGGTCCTCGACGAGGATGGCCAAATCACCGTTTTGGGCACCCAATCGTTGATTCGATTCACAGAAAGTGGACAAATCGATTCCAGCTTTGGCGACGGTGGGAGGATCATCCTGCCGAGCTCAATTGTGACCGATGGCGCCCTGTTGTTTGACAACACTTTCGGCACCTTTGATGTCGACGGGTTGGGACGCTACCTCGTGCCCTACTACAACGGAATTGCCCGCCTGACTCCGGACGGCCAACTTGATCCTTCGTTCAGCTCCGATGGGATTGCAGGCTACAACGCAAACGAGGTCGGCAGCTTGCAACCGTACTCGGTCAAGGAAGGCCGCTTGGATTCCGTTGGCCAACTACGAACGCTATCTCAAAACGACAACGGATTTGGAATCGCATTCTGGCAACTCGTTTGA
- a CDS encoding LysR family transcriptional regulator, whose product MDIDQLKYFQSVAETKSFTESAARMSLSQPALSRSIQRLEEEFGQPFFERKPRSVELTDAGLLFQRSATQILRIIEDTRAEITDDGETGKIRIGAIPTVAPYFLPHLLKQFANAFPRSRLIVHENTTDELLKRIKQGEIDLAILAEPISEKYVEVKTLLEEELHLVLPPDHPLCEKERICLEDVEDEPFVMLDEAHCLSENIHSFCRQRSILPVAVERANQLATVQELVSLSHGISLIPDMARRLDRSKRRVYRSFVSPRPTRTIVCVTNPYRFQSRLFAEIRKRLCDYAKHF is encoded by the coding sequence ATGGACATTGACCAACTGAAGTACTTCCAAAGTGTGGCCGAAACAAAAAGCTTCACTGAATCAGCCGCTCGAATGAGTTTGTCTCAGCCGGCGTTGAGTCGTTCCATTCAACGATTGGAAGAAGAGTTTGGGCAACCATTCTTCGAACGCAAACCTCGGTCGGTGGAACTGACTGATGCGGGATTGCTGTTTCAACGCAGTGCAACACAGATTCTTCGCATCATTGAAGACACTCGGGCGGAGATCACCGACGATGGTGAAACGGGCAAAATTCGAATTGGTGCCATTCCGACCGTCGCCCCGTACTTTCTGCCGCACTTGTTGAAGCAATTCGCGAATGCTTTTCCACGGTCACGGCTGATCGTCCACGAGAACACCACGGACGAATTGCTGAAACGAATTAAGCAAGGCGAGATCGATCTTGCGATCTTGGCCGAACCGATCTCGGAGAAGTACGTCGAGGTCAAAACGTTGCTGGAAGAAGAGCTGCACTTGGTTCTGCCGCCCGATCATCCGCTGTGCGAGAAGGAACGCATTTGCTTGGAGGACGTGGAAGACGAACCGTTCGTCATGTTGGACGAGGCTCATTGCCTTTCTGAGAACATCCATTCGTTTTGTCGGCAACGTTCGATTCTTCCCGTTGCCGTTGAAAGAGCCAACCAATTGGCGACCGTTCAGGAGTTGGTGTCGTTGTCGCATGGAATCTCATTGATCCCTGACATGGCCCGACGTTTGGATCGCAGCAAGCGCCGCGTGTATCGATCGTTCGTCAGCCCGCGTCCGACGCGAACGATCGTTTGCGTCACGAATCCGTATCGATTTCAAAGTCGGCTGTTTGCAGAAATTCGAAAGAGACTATGCGACTACGCCAAACACTTTTGA
- a CDS encoding alpha-amylase family glycosyl hydrolase has product MIYQIYPRSFQDSNADGVGDLAGIERRLDYLLGLGVDAVWLSPIFPSPMIDFGYDVADYCDIDPLFGDLKTFDRLLAAMHSRGLKLLMDFVPNHSSDQHPWFIESRSSRENPKRDWYIWRDASDDGGPPNNWISDFGGSSWEWDAATKQYYLHAFLPQQPDLNWRHPELREAMLDVLRFWLDRGVDGFRIDVLWHIIKDAALRDNPINPDWTPDRTQRDQLIQLNSTDQPEAHQIAAEFCSLADSYGDRLLIGEISLPDDRLARWFGTEKQPEVHLPVNFHLIESNWNAQSLGQMIVDYEASLPKHGWPNWVFGSHDAPRIAARVGDAQSRVAAMLLLTLRGTPTLYQGDEIGIGEVPIPRDRIRDPQHLLQPKLNIGRDRSRTPMPWDDSPSAGFSSADPWLPLNPDSRRRNIATQEREPDSLLNLYKALLSLRRRHAALSIGNFTLIKTGDDVLAFERRHGDEHLLIALNLGDQTRSLPVPSTAALVTELCSTATPRAIDGTLAPNEGLILRLVDSEDQSSRIS; this is encoded by the coding sequence GTGATCTACCAAATCTATCCGCGTTCTTTCCAAGACAGCAACGCGGACGGAGTCGGCGATCTCGCGGGAATCGAGCGTCGATTGGACTATTTGTTGGGCCTTGGAGTCGATGCGGTATGGCTTTCACCAATCTTTCCCTCACCCATGATCGACTTCGGCTACGACGTCGCGGACTACTGCGACATCGATCCGCTGTTTGGCGATCTGAAGACTTTCGATCGCTTGCTCGCGGCCATGCATTCGCGTGGACTCAAACTTTTGATGGACTTTGTGCCGAATCATTCATCGGATCAACACCCATGGTTTATCGAGAGTCGTTCCTCTCGCGAGAATCCCAAACGGGACTGGTATATCTGGCGAGATGCTTCGGACGACGGGGGCCCACCTAACAATTGGATCAGCGATTTCGGTGGCTCGTCATGGGAATGGGACGCCGCAACCAAGCAATACTACTTGCACGCCTTCCTTCCTCAACAACCCGATCTCAATTGGCGTCATCCCGAGCTTCGTGAAGCGATGCTGGACGTGTTGCGGTTTTGGTTGGACCGAGGTGTCGACGGTTTTCGTATCGACGTTCTTTGGCACATCATTAAAGACGCTGCCCTTCGAGACAATCCAATCAATCCAGATTGGACTCCGGACCGCACTCAGCGAGATCAGCTGATTCAATTGAACTCAACTGACCAACCTGAAGCCCACCAAATCGCGGCGGAGTTTTGCTCGCTCGCGGACAGCTATGGTGATCGCCTTCTGATCGGCGAAATCAGTTTGCCCGACGATCGACTCGCCCGCTGGTTTGGTACGGAGAAGCAACCGGAAGTGCACTTGCCGGTCAACTTTCATCTCATCGAAAGCAATTGGAACGCTCAATCCCTCGGTCAAATGATTGTTGACTACGAGGCCTCTCTTCCGAAACATGGATGGCCGAACTGGGTCTTCGGCAGTCACGACGCACCGCGCATCGCCGCCCGAGTCGGTGACGCACAATCTCGAGTCGCCGCCATGTTGCTGCTGACCCTTCGCGGCACACCGACGCTCTATCAAGGCGACGAGATTGGCATCGGCGAGGTCCCCATTCCTCGCGATCGAATTCGCGATCCTCAGCATTTGCTGCAACCAAAACTGAATATCGGGCGAGATCGATCCCGCACGCCGATGCCGTGGGACGATTCCCCATCAGCCGGTTTCAGTTCCGCCGATCCGTGGCTCCCGCTCAACCCCGATTCGCGACGGCGAAACATTGCAACCCAGGAACGGGAACCGGATTCACTGTTGAATTTGTACAAAGCACTGCTCTCGCTGCGGCGACGCCATGCTGCTTTGTCAATCGGCAACTTCACACTCATCAAAACCGGTGATGATGTGCTCGCTTTCGAAAGAAGGCATGGCGACGAGCACCTGTTGATCGCGTTGAACCTCGGCGATCAAACCCGATCGTTGCCGGTGCCATCAACAGCAGCCCTGGTTACGGAGCTTTGTTCCACCGCGACGCCTCGTGCAATCGACGGTACTCTCGCACCCAACGAAGGCCTCATTTTGCGATTGGTAGACAGCGAAGATCAGTCCTCGCGAATTTCGTGA
- a CDS encoding glycosyltransferase family 4 protein, producing MRIAMLAPIAWRTPPRAYGPWELVTSMLTEALVKRGVDVTLFATLDSETSGKLDGVVPAPYSEDPSIDAKVWEFRHLAHLFEQADQFDLIHNQADFPAHAFARLIDTPIATTIHGFSSDRILPMYQEYQDLVHYIAISDADRHPSLRYEATIHHGIPIDDFPFQPKRGEDLLFFGRIHPDKGAAEAIEAARLSKRPLHMYGIVQDEHYHDMHVAPADDGVNVIYHGVAGGSERLNALGDARALLHLINFDEPFGLSVIEAMACGTPVIATNRGSMPEIIEHGVTGFLVNTAQEAVQAIERIDDIDRFAVRQSVVNRFSIDRMADNYLTVYHRILGTKP from the coding sequence ATGCGAATTGCCATGCTGGCTCCCATTGCTTGGAGAACACCACCGCGAGCATATGGTCCATGGGAACTGGTCACCAGCATGCTGACCGAAGCACTCGTGAAACGTGGCGTCGATGTGACACTCTTCGCCACGCTCGATAGCGAGACATCAGGCAAACTCGATGGGGTTGTTCCGGCCCCGTACAGCGAAGATCCGTCGATCGACGCGAAGGTTTGGGAGTTTCGACATCTTGCCCACCTGTTCGAACAAGCCGACCAGTTTGATCTGATCCACAATCAGGCAGACTTTCCCGCCCACGCTTTTGCCCGACTGATCGACACGCCGATCGCTACCACCATTCATGGATTCTCATCGGATCGCATTCTACCGATGTATCAAGAATACCAAGATCTGGTTCACTACATTGCGATCAGTGATGCCGATCGCCATCCGAGCCTTCGATACGAAGCAACGATTCACCACGGAATTCCGATCGATGACTTCCCGTTCCAACCCAAACGCGGCGAAGACCTTCTTTTCTTTGGAAGGATTCATCCTGACAAGGGAGCGGCTGAAGCAATCGAGGCGGCACGTCTCAGCAAGCGACCGCTCCACATGTACGGGATCGTGCAAGACGAACACTACCACGACATGCATGTCGCACCCGCGGACGACGGCGTCAACGTGATCTATCACGGTGTCGCCGGCGGTTCGGAACGACTGAATGCGTTGGGCGACGCTCGTGCTTTGTTGCACCTGATCAACTTCGATGAACCGTTTGGGCTTTCCGTCATCGAAGCCATGGCTTGCGGCACGCCAGTCATCGCGACCAATCGCGGATCGATGCCAGAAATAATCGAGCACGGCGTGACGGGTTTCTTGGTCAACACTGCTCAAGAAGCGGTCCAGGCGATCGAGCGCATCGACGACATTGATCGTTTCGCCGTTCGCCAATCCGTCGTCAATCGTTTCTCAATCGACCGAATGGCCGACAACTACCTAACCGTCTATCATCGCATCCTGGGTACCAAACCCTGA
- a CDS encoding glycoside hydrolase family 130 protein has protein sequence MPIKRTGIVLSPNSQRVVLRPFQPPGDDRVLRIIGRVCTLSELEVSQQIAHVLEEFHGRHQKPKAYFERRFRDLKHHLLTDTPMTENRRLLLGAYFTQEYALESAALFNPSLVWHPNQSNLPSGSRRFAMSLRAVGEGHISSIVFRSGTIDRDLCIEIDEPVRFVTTPRYVPDSCYENDLFRRKLIELGLGNTFTYEVLAALPTEFTLEELETRLQASLREHRSIHNELAPLVDRVVMLAKSNYEIQYTPDHELSERVVFPFSPTESNGIEDARFVHFTEDDGSARYYATYSAYDGQLVLPQLLETKDFLRFKMHTLNGPAVANKGMALFPRKINGHYAMLGRQDGEHLFLLYSDMLYFWHTSELIIKPAEPWEYVQMGNCGSPIETDAGWLVLTHGVGPMRKYCIGAMLLDLNDPSKVIARLHEPLVTPNELEREGYVPNVVYTCGAIIHQDHLVIPYAMSDYATTFATIEINELLAMMK, from the coding sequence TTGCCAATCAAACGAACCGGAATCGTTCTCTCGCCCAACAGTCAACGCGTCGTCTTGCGACCGTTCCAGCCACCGGGTGACGATCGCGTGCTGCGCATCATCGGACGTGTCTGCACACTGTCTGAATTGGAGGTCAGCCAACAAATCGCTCATGTGTTGGAAGAGTTCCACGGTCGGCATCAAAAGCCCAAAGCCTATTTCGAGCGAAGATTTCGTGACCTCAAGCATCATCTGCTGACCGACACGCCAATGACCGAGAACCGGCGTTTGCTTTTGGGGGCGTACTTCACTCAAGAATACGCCTTGGAATCGGCTGCCCTGTTCAACCCCTCACTTGTTTGGCACCCCAACCAATCCAATTTGCCCTCCGGTTCGCGTCGCTTTGCGATGAGCCTGCGTGCGGTTGGCGAAGGCCACATTTCATCCATCGTCTTCCGAAGCGGCACCATCGATCGCGATCTTTGCATTGAGATCGATGAACCGGTGCGATTCGTCACGACACCCCGATACGTTCCTGACTCTTGCTACGAAAACGACCTCTTTCGACGCAAGCTGATCGAACTGGGACTCGGTAACACCTTCACCTACGAGGTACTAGCGGCCCTGCCGACCGAGTTCACACTCGAGGAATTGGAAACGCGATTGCAAGCATCGCTGCGCGAACACCGTTCGATTCACAACGAACTGGCACCGCTGGTGGACCGCGTTGTGATGCTCGCAAAATCAAATTACGAAATCCAATACACACCGGATCACGAACTATCCGAAAGGGTCGTTTTCCCATTCAGTCCAACGGAAAGCAATGGAATCGAAGACGCACGGTTCGTGCACTTCACGGAAGACGATGGCAGCGCTCGGTACTACGCCACATACAGTGCTTACGATGGGCAATTGGTACTGCCTCAGCTTTTGGAAACGAAGGATTTTCTTCGCTTCAAGATGCATACCCTCAACGGACCTGCCGTCGCCAACAAAGGCATGGCATTGTTCCCTCGAAAAATCAATGGTCACTACGCGATGTTGGGCCGGCAGGATGGGGAACATCTGTTCTTGTTGTACTCCGACATGCTGTATTTCTGGCACACCAGCGAATTGATCATCAAACCGGCGGAACCTTGGGAATACGTCCAAATGGGCAATTGCGGATCACCCATTGAGACGGACGCCGGTTGGCTGGTCCTGACACACGGCGTCGGACCGATGCGAAAGTATTGCATCGGAGCGATGTTGCTGGACCTGAACGATCCATCAAAAGTCATCGCACGACTGCATGAACCCTTGGTCACTCCCAACGAACTCGAACGTGAAGGTTACGTGCCCAATGTGGTCTACACGTGTGGTGCGATCATTCATCAAGACCACCTGGTCATTCCCTACGCGATGTCGGACTACGCGACGACCTTCGCCACCATCGAAATCAACGAACTGCTCGCAATGATGAAGTGA
- a CDS encoding glycosyltransferase family 4 protein: MSMISNDLLKIAFVGDYLPRKCGIATFTHDLRLGVARETCAECIVVTLDDIEGGYAYESEVQFQVADQELDEYQSAADFLNFSNVDVISLQHEFGIFGGPCGSHILALLQDVRMPVVTTLHTVLSEPSEAQRAVMMQLIRLSTRLVVMTERSRQTLLDTYSVESEQIDVIAHGIPDAPETDQSVLKEQFGVEDKPVALTFGLLSPGKGIEHVLKAIPEIVAKFPDFIYIILGATHPSLLREQGERYRISLERMAKELGVSKHVSFYNRFVELEELTEFIGAADLYITPFLNVEQAVSGTLAYAFGCGQAVISTPYWHAEELLADGRGVLVPFADPSAIAREVIGLLSDDERRLAMRDKAYDLGRDMTWEHVSQLYIDSFNRAREQRSSSLKPLAVRTLDEQPLALPQMQLDHLQHLSDSTGIVQHAIYSIPDHAHGYCTDDNARALILTVLLEEQGKDSTEVRSLASRYAAFLNNAFNRETNRFRNFLSFDRQWLEADGSDDSQGRALWALGTCIGRSSNAGLVAWAREVFHQALPACERTTSPRTWALAIIGIHEYLRRYSGDRVAAAMSQQLAERLADMYDSTATDAWPWFEKIATYNNAKISQAMITHGRWFDHPRVADIGIKSLRWLCEVQLSPQGRFRPIGSNGFSPEGGVAAVFDQQAIEAHAMVSASIEAFAATKDNFWSEQAHLAFDWFLGRNDLGQPIYDPSTGGCFDGLMENQVNANQGAESTLAFLLSLAEMRGLHTTMRVVANPTH, encoded by the coding sequence ATGTCAATGATATCCAATGATCTTCTCAAAATAGCCTTCGTTGGCGACTACCTTCCACGAAAATGTGGCATCGCAACGTTCACACATGACCTGCGTCTCGGCGTTGCGAGAGAAACTTGCGCCGAATGCATCGTTGTCACACTCGACGACATCGAAGGCGGCTACGCTTATGAAAGCGAAGTTCAATTTCAAGTCGCAGATCAGGAACTGGATGAATACCAATCGGCCGCTGACTTTTTGAACTTCAGCAACGTGGATGTCATCTCGCTGCAGCATGAATTTGGCATCTTTGGTGGCCCCTGTGGCAGCCACATCCTCGCACTCCTCCAAGACGTCCGGATGCCGGTCGTCACAACCCTTCACACGGTTCTGTCCGAACCGAGCGAAGCCCAGCGTGCCGTGATGATGCAACTCATTCGTCTGTCCACTCGATTGGTCGTGATGACCGAGCGGAGCCGACAAACATTGCTGGATACCTATTCGGTCGAAAGCGAACAGATCGACGTCATCGCTCACGGCATTCCGGACGCTCCTGAAACCGATCAAAGCGTTCTGAAGGAACAATTCGGTGTCGAAGACAAACCCGTCGCTCTGACTTTTGGATTGTTGTCACCGGGCAAGGGGATCGAGCACGTGCTCAAAGCCATCCCGGAAATCGTCGCCAAATTCCCGGACTTCATCTACATCATTCTGGGGGCCACTCACCCCAGTCTGCTCCGCGAACAGGGCGAACGCTATCGGATCAGCCTGGAGCGAATGGCAAAGGAACTGGGCGTTTCCAAACATGTCAGCTTCTACAACCGATTTGTCGAATTGGAGGAATTGACCGAATTCATTGGTGCCGCCGACCTGTACATCACGCCTTTCCTGAACGTCGAACAAGCCGTCTCGGGAACGCTGGCATACGCTTTCGGATGTGGTCAAGCGGTCATTTCGACACCCTACTGGCATGCCGAAGAACTGCTCGCCGATGGACGAGGGGTGCTGGTCCCATTTGCGGATCCATCCGCGATTGCTCGCGAGGTGATTGGACTACTCAGCGATGACGAACGACGCTTGGCAATGCGTGACAAGGCCTACGATCTGGGGCGAGACATGACGTGGGAACACGTTTCACAGCTATACATCGACTCATTCAACCGGGCTCGTGAACAACGATCTTCGTCGTTGAAACCCCTAGCCGTCCGAACGTTGGACGAGCAACCTTTGGCACTGCCGCAAATGCAGCTCGACCACCTGCAGCACCTCAGCGACTCGACCGGGATCGTCCAACATGCCATCTATTCCATTCCGGATCATGCGCACGGCTATTGCACCGATGACAACGCTCGGGCCCTGATCTTAACGGTGTTGTTAGAAGAACAAGGCAAAGATTCGACCGAAGTGCGATCGTTGGCTTCGCGCTACGCTGCCTTTCTCAACAATGCCTTCAATCGAGAAACCAATCGCTTTCGCAACTTTCTCAGCTTCGATCGGCAATGGTTGGAAGCTGACGGTTCAGACGATTCCCAGGGCCGCGCCTTGTGGGCACTAGGAACATGCATTGGTCGATCAAGCAACGCAGGATTGGTTGCCTGGGCACGAGAAGTGTTCCACCAAGCTCTTCCGGCCTGTGAAAGAACCACCTCGCCGCGAACCTGGGCGCTCGCGATCATCGGCATTCACGAATATCTCCGCCGCTACAGTGGCGATCGTGTTGCCGCGGCGATGAGCCAGCAGCTCGCTGAACGATTGGCCGATATGTATGACTCCACCGCCACCGACGCGTGGCCGTGGTTTGAAAAGATCGCAACCTACAACAATGCCAAAATTTCTCAGGCAATGATCACGCACGGGCGTTGGTTCGATCATCCACGAGTCGCGGACATTGGAATAAAGTCTTTGCGATGGCTCTGCGAAGTTCAGCTTTCACCACAAGGACGTTTTCGTCCGATCGGTTCGAACGGATTCAGTCCCGAGGGCGGCGTCGCAGCCGTGTTCGACCAGCAAGCGATCGAGGCTCACGCCATGGTGTCTGCATCCATCGAAGCCTTCGCTGCCACCAAGGACAACTTCTGGTCCGAACAAGCGCACTTGGCATTCGATTGGTTCCTGGGACGCAACGATCTCGGCCAACCGATTTACGACCCTTCCACCGGCGGTTGCTTCGACGGATTGATGGAAAACCAAGTCAATGCGAATCAGGGTGCCGAATCGACACTCGCATTTCTTCTTTCACTCGCCGAAATGCGAGGCCTTCATACCACGATGCGTGTCGTCGCCAACCCAACTCACTGA